One Brevibacterium spongiae DNA segment encodes these proteins:
- a CDS encoding UDP-N-acetylmuramoyl-L-alanyl-D-glutamate--2,6-diaminopimelate ligase — protein sequence MMRLSQLLPIAPGTLHGDPEKEVTGVSHDSRAVSPGQLYAALPGANVHGAKFAPELIRAGVDAILTDSAGWTMISEALGDSETDRDLLERVSALIVEAPRAVLGFVSAAVYGTTSVPELIGVTGTNGKTTTTYLVDGMLSALRHRTAVIGTVAILIAGDTVPSVRTTPEAPELHALFAKMRAADVDTCAMEVSSHALSQHRVDGAHFSVAGFTNLSQDHLDFHNTMEEYFEAKAQLFTRTFSDRAVIVVEDEWGERMVDAAQVPVHTLGRDDRSQWRIDHTPGEADFVLHLDASQTVRLRSPLPGDFNVTNTALAAAMLIESGISADEIDAIGRSFVASVPGRMEIIDVSGPRALEESHPELLPRAIVDYSHTPDAIAKALASLHADSEELVIVFGAGGDRDRGKRFGMGQAAAREADVIVLTDDNPRTEDPATIRAAIREGIDAAVAAGQARVKKIIEAPDRGRAIDEAIASADPSTTVLIAGKGHETGQTVGTTVTEFDDRARTRSALSMRLGGAQPGKVHR from the coding sequence ATGATGCGTCTTTCACAGCTGCTGCCGATCGCCCCCGGCACCCTTCACGGCGATCCCGAGAAGGAGGTCACGGGGGTCTCCCACGACTCGCGCGCCGTCTCGCCGGGACAGCTCTACGCCGCGCTGCCGGGAGCCAACGTCCACGGAGCGAAATTCGCGCCCGAGCTCATCCGTGCCGGAGTCGATGCGATCCTCACCGACTCCGCAGGCTGGACGATGATCTCCGAGGCGCTCGGCGACTCCGAGACCGACCGGGACCTGCTCGAGCGGGTCAGCGCACTCATCGTCGAAGCCCCGCGGGCGGTGCTCGGGTTCGTCTCGGCCGCCGTCTACGGGACCACCTCGGTGCCGGAGCTCATCGGCGTCACCGGAACGAACGGGAAGACCACGACGACCTACCTCGTCGACGGGATGCTCTCCGCGCTTCGCCACCGGACCGCCGTCATCGGCACAGTCGCCATCCTCATCGCCGGTGACACCGTGCCGAGCGTGCGCACCACCCCGGAGGCTCCCGAGCTGCATGCCCTGTTTGCGAAGATGCGTGCCGCCGATGTCGACACCTGCGCGATGGAGGTCTCCTCCCACGCGCTGAGCCAGCACCGCGTCGACGGCGCCCACTTCTCCGTGGCCGGGTTCACGAACCTGTCCCAGGACCACCTCGACTTCCACAACACGATGGAGGAGTACTTCGAGGCCAAGGCCCAGCTGTTCACCCGCACCTTCTCCGACCGCGCGGTCATCGTCGTCGAAGACGAATGGGGCGAGCGGATGGTCGACGCCGCGCAGGTGCCGGTGCACACGCTGGGACGCGACGACCGCAGCCAGTGGCGCATCGACCACACCCCGGGAGAAGCGGACTTCGTCCTCCACCTCGACGCATCACAGACCGTGCGGCTGCGCTCACCGCTGCCGGGCGACTTCAACGTCACGAACACCGCCTTGGCCGCCGCCATGCTCATCGAATCCGGCATCAGCGCCGATGAGATCGACGCGATCGGACGCAGCTTCGTGGCCTCGGTGCCGGGGCGGATGGAGATCATCGACGTCTCCGGCCCCCGAGCGCTCGAGGAGTCCCACCCCGAGCTGCTCCCGCGCGCCATCGTCGACTACTCCCACACTCCCGACGCCATCGCCAAGGCGCTGGCGAGCCTGCACGCCGACTCCGAGGAGCTCGTCATCGTCTTCGGCGCGGGCGGCGACAGGGACCGCGGCAAACGCTTCGGGATGGGGCAGGCCGCGGCGCGCGAAGCCGATGTGATCGTTCTCACCGACGACAATCCCCGCACCGAGGATCCCGCCACAATCCGCGCCGCCATCAGGGAAGGCATCGACGCCGCCGTGGCCGCCGGACAGGCGCGTGTGAAAAAGATCATCGAGGCTCCCGACCGGGGCCGAGCCATCGACGAGGCGATCGCCTCCGCAGACCCGTCCACGACTGTGCTCATCGCGGGCAAGGGACACGAGACAGGCCAGACCGTGGGCACCACGGTGACCGAATTCGACGACCGCGCGCGGACACGCTCGGCGCTGTCCATGCGACTCGGCGGCGCACAACCAGGTAAAGTTCACAGATGA
- the murD gene encoding UDP-N-acetylmuramoyl-L-alanine--D-glutamate ligase: MAEVPAALAGPNSSLAGLRILVTGLGVTGFPAAVHLGERGADVIVIDGDDQADVSEKAQILEVFDVDIRRGPEHVAGLPEGEIDLVVTSPGWRPDQPVLAAAAAAGIPIIGEVELAWRIRGTNDAKWLAITGTNGKTTTTTMLESMLLAAGLKAKACGNIGTPLLEAVLEPGLEVLAIELSSFQLHWQESMSADAAAVLNIAPDHLDWHGSAEAYAADKAKIFHNAKLACVFNCADESTLHMVEEADVIEGAKAIGFTTGVPRPGELGVVEELLVDRAFIPQRYSSAAEIASLADVATATGVAGGDPAPHQVANALAAASLARAIDVPGQAISAGLRSHSLGAHRMVTVAEADGIRWVDDSKATNTHAANASLAAFDSIIWIAGGLPKGADFSELFSSHKDRIKALVLIGEDDAAYREAIAATVPELNVVRIEPALAVDSGVPRRRGEAVAAAAVDAATTLAEAGDTVLLAPAAASMDQFLNYNTRGELFTEAVHNRLGR, translated from the coding sequence GTGGCGGAGGTCCCGGCCGCGCTGGCCGGGCCGAACTCATCCCTGGCCGGTCTGCGGATACTCGTCACCGGACTGGGCGTCACGGGCTTCCCCGCGGCGGTCCACCTCGGCGAACGCGGTGCCGACGTCATCGTCATCGACGGCGACGATCAGGCCGATGTCAGCGAGAAGGCACAGATCCTCGAAGTCTTCGACGTCGACATCCGCCGCGGACCCGAACACGTCGCGGGCCTGCCCGAAGGCGAGATCGACCTCGTCGTCACCTCCCCGGGATGGCGTCCGGACCAGCCGGTGCTCGCCGCAGCCGCAGCGGCCGGCATCCCCATCATCGGGGAAGTCGAACTCGCCTGGCGGATCCGCGGAACCAACGACGCCAAATGGCTGGCCATCACCGGCACCAACGGCAAGACGACGACCACGACGATGCTCGAATCGATGCTCCTGGCCGCCGGACTCAAGGCCAAGGCCTGCGGAAACATCGGCACCCCGCTGCTCGAAGCCGTGCTCGAACCCGGCCTCGAGGTGCTCGCGATCGAACTCTCGAGCTTCCAGCTGCACTGGCAGGAATCGATGAGCGCAGATGCCGCGGCCGTGCTCAACATCGCACCGGACCACCTCGACTGGCACGGCAGCGCCGAAGCCTACGCCGCGGACAAAGCGAAGATCTTCCACAATGCGAAGCTCGCGTGCGTCTTCAACTGCGCCGACGAGTCGACCCTGCACATGGTCGAAGAGGCCGACGTCATCGAAGGGGCCAAAGCCATCGGCTTCACCACCGGTGTGCCCCGTCCCGGCGAACTCGGTGTCGTCGAAGAGCTGCTCGTCGACCGCGCCTTCATCCCGCAGCGCTACTCCTCGGCCGCAGAGATCGCCTCCCTGGCCGACGTGGCGACCGCCACCGGAGTCGCCGGCGGTGACCCCGCGCCGCATCAGGTGGCCAATGCTCTCGCCGCGGCCAGCCTGGCACGAGCCATCGATGTGCCCGGACAGGCGATCTCGGCAGGGCTGCGCAGCCACTCGCTCGGCGCACACCGCATGGTCACCGTGGCCGAGGCCGACGGGATCCGCTGGGTCGACGATTCGAAGGCGACGAACACCCACGCCGCGAACGCCTCGCTGGCTGCCTTCGACTCGATCATCTGGATCGCCGGGGGACTGCCCAAGGGTGCCGACTTCAGCGAGCTCTTCTCCTCACACAAGGACCGGATCAAGGCGCTCGTGCTCATCGGCGAAGACGATGCTGCGTACCGCGAGGCCATCGCCGCGACCGTTCCCGAGCTCAACGTCGTGCGCATCGAGCCCGCTCTGGCCGTCGACTCCGGCGTGCCAAGACGCCGCGGCGAAGCCGTGGCCGCGGCCGCCGTCGACGCTGCGACGACACTGGCCGAAGCCGGGGACACCGTGCTGCTGGCTCCGGCCGCTGCGAGCATGGACCAGTTCCTCAACTACAACACTCGCGGCGAACTGTTCACCGAAGCCGTCCACAACCGACTGGGACGCTGA
- a CDS encoding peptidoglycan D,D-transpeptidase FtsI family protein — protein MGPAKSRLKKKRKSTGPNLRLRMGFIAAVSILALLITTVRLVSIQGMDSMQLAEKALSNRLVTKTLPADRGQILASDGTVLADSVSRYQLVVDQQNVAQYKVDGKLVGAWGAAEALAKPLNTDPGLLYPKLVGDKRWNPVAKGLTSETWRAVQKLEVLGVSAEQYAVRSYPAGGVAGNLVGFLSSDGTAQAGLEMAYDDELSGTDGQQQYERGARGEIIPLGDNNIKDAVDGQGLQTTIDPDLQYYAQQAIEEQRKKHKAESASIVIKEVKTGRIITAADAPTVDPNSPGKVDGDDRGSRIFTDVFEPGSTAKMVTAAALLDQGLVTPEQEFTVPDKWKAPNDEEFRDSSPHPDEKLTFAGILAQSSNTGTILAGQKLTEEQRYEYMKKFGFGSTSGIGFPAETAGIVHPYKDWDGRTKYTVMFGQGMAANALQTTDVISTIANGGVHVPSRLVDGMISPQGRTLSTPAGEKQRVVSEKAADKTLRMLEGVVAEGTGKSAQVSGYRVAGKTGTAQAPAAEGGGYDGYTASFVGVLPAEDPQLAISVTLQRPRKGYYGGQAAAPVFSDVAGFAMRHLKIPPSTEKPELPAREWK, from the coding sequence ATGGGCCCAGCCAAGAGCCGACTGAAGAAGAAGCGCAAGAGCACAGGCCCCAATCTGCGTCTGCGGATGGGGTTCATCGCCGCTGTGTCGATTCTCGCTCTGCTCATCACCACCGTGCGGCTCGTGTCCATCCAGGGGATGGACTCGATGCAGCTCGCGGAGAAGGCCCTGTCCAATCGCCTCGTCACCAAGACCCTGCCCGCAGACCGAGGCCAGATCCTGGCCTCCGACGGCACTGTGCTCGCCGACAGCGTCTCCCGCTACCAGCTCGTCGTCGACCAGCAGAACGTCGCCCAGTACAAGGTCGACGGCAAGCTCGTCGGAGCCTGGGGTGCCGCCGAAGCCCTGGCGAAGCCGCTGAACACCGATCCCGGACTCCTCTACCCGAAGCTCGTCGGTGACAAACGCTGGAACCCCGTGGCCAAGGGACTGACCTCGGAGACCTGGAGGGCCGTGCAGAAGCTCGAAGTCCTCGGCGTCTCAGCCGAGCAGTACGCAGTGCGCTCCTATCCGGCCGGCGGAGTGGCCGGCAACCTCGTCGGCTTCCTCAGCTCGGACGGCACCGCGCAGGCCGGACTCGAGATGGCCTACGACGACGAGCTGTCCGGCACCGACGGCCAGCAGCAGTACGAACGCGGCGCACGCGGAGAGATCATCCCGCTGGGAGACAACAACATCAAGGACGCCGTCGACGGACAGGGACTGCAGACGACCATCGACCCGGACCTGCAGTACTACGCTCAGCAGGCCATCGAGGAACAGCGGAAGAAGCACAAGGCTGAATCCGCGTCCATCGTCATCAAAGAGGTCAAGACCGGGCGGATCATCACCGCCGCCGACGCGCCCACGGTCGACCCGAACTCCCCGGGCAAGGTCGACGGCGACGATCGCGGATCGCGGATCTTCACCGATGTGTTCGAACCCGGTTCGACGGCGAAGATGGTCACCGCCGCGGCCCTGCTCGACCAGGGACTGGTGACCCCCGAACAGGAATTCACCGTCCCCGACAAATGGAAGGCACCCAACGACGAAGAGTTCCGGGACTCGTCTCCGCACCCCGACGAGAAACTCACCTTCGCCGGGATCCTCGCCCAGTCCTCGAACACCGGCACCATCCTCGCCGGACAGAAGCTCACCGAGGAGCAGCGCTACGAATACATGAAGAAGTTCGGCTTCGGATCCACCTCGGGCATCGGCTTCCCCGCCGAGACCGCAGGCATCGTCCACCCGTACAAGGATTGGGACGGGCGCACGAAGTACACGGTGATGTTCGGCCAGGGCATGGCCGCGAATGCGCTGCAGACCACCGACGTCATCTCCACCATCGCCAACGGCGGCGTCCACGTGCCCTCCCGCCTCGTCGACGGGATGATCTCACCGCAGGGTCGGACCCTGTCGACCCCGGCAGGGGAGAAGCAGCGGGTCGTGAGCGAGAAGGCCGCCGACAAGACCCTGCGCATGCTCGAAGGCGTCGTCGCCGAAGGCACCGGAAAGTCCGCCCAGGTCTCGGGCTACCGGGTGGCAGGTAAGACCGGCACCGCACAGGCACCCGCCGCCGAGGGCGGCGGCTACGACGGCTACACCGCCTCCTTCGTCGGTGTGCTCCCGGCAGAAGACCCCCAACTGGCGATCTCGGTGACTTTGCAGAGGCCCCGAAAGGGCTATTACGGTGGACAGGCCGCAGCCCCCGTCTTCTCCGACGTCGCAGGCTTCGCGATGCGGCATCTGAAGATCCCACCCTCGACCGAGAAACCCGAGCTGCCTGCACGAGAATGGAAATGA
- the mraY gene encoding phospho-N-acetylmuramoyl-pentapeptide-transferase, with amino-acid sequence MIAVLLAACLALILALVGTPLFIRVLVKQGYGQFVRDDGPTSHATKRGTPTMGGVVIIGAAVLAYLLGHLFTGSVPTASGLLVLWLAAGLGVVGFLDDFIKIKKQRSLGLRPVPKLIGQAFVGISFAVLALQFPNSFGETPASTKISFIRDTNLDLAFGSAVLGLILFVIWANLIVTAVSNAVNLTDGLDGLAAGASVVVFAAYVVIGTWQSTQNCNLMSEATNACYYMRDPRDLAMVAGAMAAACFGFLWFNTSPAKIFMGDTGSLAIGGAFAGLAIMSRTELLLIVLGGLFVIITLSVIIQVASFKTTGKRVFRMAPLQHHFELKGWAEVTIVVRFWIIAALFVIAGICLFYADWVARIG; translated from the coding sequence ATGATTGCCGTACTGCTCGCAGCCTGCCTGGCTCTCATCCTCGCCCTCGTCGGCACCCCGCTGTTCATCCGGGTGCTCGTCAAACAGGGCTACGGCCAGTTCGTCCGAGACGACGGTCCGACCTCGCATGCGACGAAACGCGGCACCCCCACCATGGGCGGCGTCGTCATCATCGGCGCCGCAGTTCTGGCGTATCTGCTCGGCCACCTGTTCACCGGGTCGGTGCCGACAGCCTCGGGGCTGCTCGTGCTCTGGCTGGCTGCCGGACTCGGCGTCGTCGGCTTCCTCGACGACTTCATCAAGATCAAGAAGCAGCGGTCGCTGGGCCTGCGCCCCGTACCGAAGCTGATCGGTCAGGCCTTCGTCGGCATCTCCTTCGCCGTCCTCGCCCTGCAGTTCCCGAACTCCTTCGGCGAGACCCCGGCGTCGACGAAGATCTCCTTCATCCGCGATACGAACCTCGACCTCGCCTTCGGGTCCGCAGTGCTGGGCCTCATCCTCTTCGTCATCTGGGCGAACCTCATCGTCACCGCGGTCTCGAACGCAGTCAACCTCACCGACGGACTCGACGGTCTGGCCGCCGGCGCCTCGGTGGTCGTCTTCGCTGCGTACGTCGTCATCGGCACCTGGCAGTCGACCCAGAACTGCAACCTCATGTCCGAGGCCACGAACGCCTGCTACTACATGCGCGACCCCCGCGACCTCGCGATGGTCGCCGGAGCCATGGCCGCCGCCTGCTTCGGGTTCCTGTGGTTCAACACCTCACCCGCGAAGATCTTCATGGGCGACACCGGTTCGCTGGCCATCGGCGGTGCCTTCGCCGGACTCGCAATCATGTCCCGCACCGAGCTGCTGCTCATCGTCCTCGGCGGACTCTTCGTCATCATCACCCTCTCGGTGATCATCCAGGTCGCCTCCTTCAAGACCACCGGCAAACGTGTGTTCAGGATGGCACCGCTGCAGCACCACTTCGAACTCAAGGGGTGGGCCGAAGTGACGATCGTAGTGAGATTCTGGATCATCGCCGCACTCTTCGTCATCGCCGGCATCTGCCTCTTCTACGCCGACTGGGTGGCCCGCATTGGCTGA
- a CDS encoding UDP-N-acetylmuramoyl-tripeptide--D-alanyl-D-alanine ligase has protein sequence MKRLTAAEIATALSGELYGIDPETPLTAGVVTDSREVGPGDIYVARRGESFDGIEFAAAAVEAGAALIIGESVPTVDEEPLPTVVVADATEALGLLAKHSIEGLRADGEITVIAITGSVGKTTVKDLAADLLSGEAATVWPPNSYNNEVGVPLTALRADESTRFLVLEMGARSIGNLAYLTSLVRPDIAVELAVGTAHSGVFGSIENTARAKAELVESLTAGATAVLNADDTRVAGMREVLAPEVNTLWFSQRESLPEWVGADDAIVRGTGVTTDSSGHPAFTLTLPGEEPQDVRLALIGEHHVGNALAAAAIAHACGVGTKSIVTTLSTSSAASRWRMELIDSPSGVTVLNDAYNANPESMRASLKTLASMGRGDEENRPRRTFAVLGEMLELGDESVSAHSDIGELVVRLNITRTIVVGEGAKPIFNAANLEGSWGNEAIWVATAAEAKDLLSAELAPGDIVLFKSSRDAGLRYLGDEIAGVSGAQ, from the coding sequence ATGAAGCGACTGACTGCAGCCGAAATCGCAACCGCCCTGAGCGGCGAGTTGTACGGCATCGACCCCGAGACCCCATTGACCGCCGGCGTGGTGACCGACTCGAGAGAAGTCGGGCCCGGCGATATCTACGTCGCCCGCCGAGGTGAGAGCTTCGACGGCATCGAATTCGCCGCAGCCGCCGTCGAGGCCGGCGCGGCCCTGATCATCGGCGAATCCGTCCCCACCGTCGATGAGGAGCCCCTGCCCACCGTCGTCGTAGCCGACGCCACCGAGGCACTGGGCCTGCTCGCCAAACACAGCATCGAAGGACTGCGCGCAGACGGGGAGATCACCGTCATCGCGATCACCGGCTCCGTCGGCAAGACCACGGTCAAGGACCTCGCGGCAGATCTGCTCTCCGGTGAGGCCGCGACCGTGTGGCCGCCGAACTCGTACAACAACGAGGTGGGGGTGCCGCTGACCGCGCTGCGGGCAGACGAGTCCACCCGCTTCCTGGTCCTCGAGATGGGCGCCCGCTCGATCGGCAACCTCGCCTACCTGACAAGCCTCGTCCGTCCCGATATCGCCGTCGAACTCGCCGTGGGCACCGCGCACTCGGGAGTCTTCGGATCGATCGAGAATACCGCACGGGCCAAAGCTGAACTCGTCGAGTCCCTGACCGCCGGTGCGACCGCGGTGCTCAACGCCGACGACACCCGAGTGGCGGGAATGCGCGAGGTGCTGGCCCCCGAGGTGAACACCCTGTGGTTCTCCCAGCGCGAATCCCTGCCCGAATGGGTCGGGGCCGATGACGCGATCGTGCGCGGCACCGGAGTGACCACTGACTCCTCCGGCCACCCCGCTTTCACCCTCACCCTGCCCGGTGAGGAACCGCAGGACGTGCGCCTGGCGCTCATCGGCGAACACCACGTCGGCAATGCTCTGGCCGCTGCGGCCATCGCCCACGCCTGCGGAGTCGGGACGAAGTCCATCGTGACCACACTCTCGACGTCCTCGGCCGCCAGCCGCTGGCGCATGGAGCTCATCGACTCGCCCTCGGGCGTGACCGTGCTCAACGACGCCTACAATGCGAACCCCGAGTCCATGCGCGCCTCGCTGAAGACCTTGGCCTCGATGGGGCGCGGCGATGAGGAGAACCGGCCCCGCCGGACCTTCGCCGTGCTCGGCGAGATGCTCGAACTCGGCGATGAGTCCGTGTCCGCCCATTCGGACATCGGCGAACTCGTCGTGCGCCTGAACATCACCCGCACCATCGTCGTCGGAGAGGGTGCGAAGCCGATCTTCAACGCCGCGAACCTCGAAGGCTCCTGGGGCAACGAAGCGATCTGGGTGGCCACTGCCGCCGAGGCAAAGGACCTGCTCAGCGCCGAACTCGCCCCCGGTGACATCGTCCTGTTCAAATCCTCCCGAGACGCCGGTCTGCGCTACCTCGGGGACGAAATCGCCGGAGTATCGGGGGCCCAATGA
- a CDS encoding UDP-N-acetylglucosamine--N-acetylmuramyl-(pentapeptide) pyrophosphoryl-undecaprenol N-acetylglucosamine transferase gives MTSILLAGGGTTGHISPMLAIGRELRETHPDWDIIALGTPDGLEAEIVPRAGFELLTIDKVPMPRSISPALLKFPGRFSGNISAVRRIISSRGVSAVVGVGGYVCPPAFLAAKQAKIPLIVHEANAKPGMANRLGARLTRPGRVGITFPDTQLRNSTLVGMPMPAEITALDRSDAAQRAGFRADLGLRDDAPVLVVTGGSSGAQKINEAFLASADACQEAGIQVLHITGAGKGEELREATAELSDYHVVDYVDGMHRAYAVADLLVARSGAATVSEASVVGVPALYVPLAIGNGEQRLNAAGSVAAGASLMVDNAEFSAATVTETILPLVGDRPRLEEMSRAASALNYPTDAAARMAGILTRALEG, from the coding sequence ATGACGAGTATCCTCCTCGCCGGTGGAGGCACCACCGGCCATATCTCGCCGATGCTGGCGATCGGCCGCGAACTGCGTGAGACCCACCCCGACTGGGACATCATCGCGCTGGGAACTCCCGACGGGCTCGAAGCCGAGATCGTGCCGAGGGCCGGTTTCGAACTGCTCACCATCGACAAGGTGCCCATGCCGCGGTCGATCAGCCCCGCCCTGCTGAAGTTCCCCGGTCGCTTCTCCGGCAACATCTCCGCAGTCAGGCGGATCATCTCCTCCCGCGGCGTCTCCGCGGTCGTCGGCGTCGGCGGCTACGTCTGCCCGCCGGCATTCCTCGCCGCCAAACAGGCGAAGATCCCGCTCATCGTCCACGAAGCCAACGCGAAACCGGGAATGGCCAACCGCCTCGGCGCGCGACTGACACGCCCCGGACGGGTGGGCATCACCTTCCCGGACACGCAGCTGCGCAATTCCACCCTCGTGGGCATGCCGATGCCCGCCGAGATCACCGCACTCGACCGCAGCGACGCCGCGCAGCGTGCCGGATTCCGTGCCGACCTCGGACTGCGCGATGATGCTCCCGTGCTCGTCGTCACCGGCGGCTCTTCAGGCGCGCAGAAGATCAACGAAGCCTTCCTCGCCTCGGCCGACGCCTGTCAGGAAGCGGGCATCCAGGTCCTCCACATCACAGGTGCCGGCAAAGGCGAAGAGCTGCGCGAAGCCACCGCGGAGCTGAGCGACTACCACGTCGTGGACTACGTCGACGGGATGCACCGCGCCTATGCGGTCGCCGATCTGCTCGTCGCCCGCTCCGGAGCCGCCACCGTCTCCGAAGCCAGCGTCGTCGGCGTGCCCGCGCTCTACGTGCCGCTGGCCATCGGCAACGGCGAACAGCGGCTCAACGCGGCCGGCAGCGTCGCCGCAGGAGCCTCGCTCATGGTCGACAATGCCGAATTCTCCGCCGCCACGGTCACCGAGACCATCCTGCCGCTGGTCGGCGACCGGCCGCGGCTCGAGGAGATGAGCCGTGCCGCATCGGCCCTGAACTATCCCACCGACGCCGCAGCCAGAATGGCCGGCATCCTCACCCGCGCGCTGGAAGGCTGA
- the ftsW gene encoding putative lipid II flippase FtsW — protein sequence MGRQTTAKEDARRRRKLAKTTSASAPAATKTRKAASAKSGAPSAARSAGGKSAAGSGGGKSAARSAGATKPAASAQRTRKTTPKKSRAEKSAPKTTTPKTSKPKSSPVQKSGAKNPSVVKKVMATLRGDWSRFSAYPLTTYYIILVSVLLLTGLGLVMVLSASSITSYDGGEGSSFAYFNKQAMFAGVGFALMIAASLVSLSFWKRLAWIALGAGIVMQALVFLPGLGKTTKGNANWIGFAGFQVQPSEFLKVALALWLGFILAQKFGKMTTFGHAMIPVVPGILAAVGLVVGGNDLGTGLVLMAMAVVCLFIGGFPMKYFLLLGSILTAAVIFFVLSSENRLNRIKAMLTGHADQTAADTMGQAWQSNHGLFSLASGGWFGVGLGASREKWSWLPEAHNDFIFAIIGEELGLIGTLVVIFLFAILGYGMIRVIMRSTNLMVQVTTAGFFAFIIGQAGINIGVVTGLLPVIGLPLPFVSYGGSSIISCLLAVGVLLSFARTEPGADAAIAVHKDRMRSSFAVLARKRRN from the coding sequence ATGGGCCGGCAGACCACCGCGAAGGAGGATGCACGCCGCCGCCGTAAGCTCGCGAAGACGACGAGCGCCTCCGCGCCTGCGGCGACGAAGACGCGGAAGGCCGCCTCGGCGAAATCCGGTGCGCCGTCCGCAGCACGGTCTGCCGGTGGAAAGTCCGCAGCCGGATCCGGCGGCGGAAAGTCCGCAGCCCGATCTGCTGGTGCGACGAAGCCTGCCGCGTCGGCACAGCGCACTCGGAAGACCACTCCGAAGAAGTCTCGCGCCGAGAAGTCAGCACCGAAGACAACGACTCCGAAGACGTCGAAACCGAAGAGCTCCCCGGTTCAGAAGTCCGGCGCGAAGAATCCCTCGGTGGTCAAGAAGGTCATGGCGACGCTGCGTGGAGACTGGTCGCGCTTCTCCGCATACCCGCTGACGACGTACTACATCATCCTCGTCTCCGTGCTCCTGCTCACCGGACTCGGTCTGGTCATGGTGCTCTCGGCATCCTCGATCACCTCCTACGACGGGGGAGAGGGCTCCTCCTTCGCCTATTTCAACAAGCAGGCGATGTTCGCCGGCGTCGGCTTCGCGCTCATGATCGCCGCCAGCCTCGTGTCATTGAGCTTCTGGAAGAGACTGGCGTGGATCGCATTGGGCGCCGGCATCGTCATGCAGGCCCTCGTCTTCCTGCCCGGGCTCGGCAAGACCACGAAGGGAAACGCGAACTGGATCGGCTTCGCCGGCTTCCAGGTCCAACCCTCCGAATTCCTCAAGGTCGCCCTGGCCCTGTGGCTCGGCTTCATCCTCGCGCAGAAGTTCGGGAAGATGACGACCTTCGGCCACGCCATGATCCCCGTCGTCCCCGGAATCCTCGCCGCGGTCGGCCTCGTCGTCGGCGGCAACGACCTCGGCACCGGACTCGTGCTCATGGCCATGGCAGTGGTGTGCCTGTTCATCGGCGGCTTCCCGATGAAGTACTTCCTTCTGCTCGGAAGCATCCTCACCGCAGCCGTTATCTTCTTCGTGCTCAGCTCGGAGAACCGCCTCAACCGCATCAAGGCGATGCTCACCGGCCATGCCGACCAGACCGCCGCCGACACGATGGGTCAGGCCTGGCAATCCAACCACGGCCTGTTCTCCCTGGCTTCGGGAGGATGGTTCGGCGTCGGACTGGGCGCCAGCCGTGAGAAGTGGTCCTGGCTGCCCGAAGCACACAACGACTTCATCTTCGCCATCATCGGCGAAGAGCTCGGCCTCATCGGCACCCTCGTCGTCATCTTCCTCTTCGCCATCCTCGGCTACGGCATGATCCGCGTGATCATGCGTTCGACCAATCTCATGGTCCAGGTCACCACCGCCGGCTTCTTCGCCTTCATCATCGGACAGGCCGGAATCAACATCGGCGTCGTCACCGGCCTGCTGCCCGTGATCGGCCTGCCGCTTCCCTTCGTCTCCTACGGCGGGTCCTCGATCATCTCCTGCCTCCTGGCCGTCGGCGTGCTGCTGTCCTTCGCCCGGACGGAGCCCGGAGCAGACGCCGCCATCGCCGTCCACAAAGACCGCATGCGATCCTCATTCGCCGTACTTGCCCGCAAGAGAAGGAATTGA